One part of the Symphalangus syndactylus isolate Jambi chromosome 1, NHGRI_mSymSyn1-v2.1_pri, whole genome shotgun sequence genome encodes these proteins:
- the ALDH3B1 gene encoding aldehyde dehydrogenase family 3 member B1 isoform X5 — MDPFEDTLRRLRETFHAGRTRPAEFRAAQLRGLGRFLQENKQLLHDSLAQDLHKSAFESEVSEVAISQGEVTLALRNLRAWMKDERVPKNLATQLDSAFIRKEPFGLVLIIAPWNYPLNLTLVPLVGALAAGNCVVLKPSEISKNVEKVLAEALPRYVDQSSPNLGRIINQKQFQRLQALLGCGRVAIGGQSDESDRYIAPTVLVDVQETEPVMQEEIFGPILPIVNVRSVDEAIEFINRREKPLALYAFSNSSQVVKRVLTQTSSGGFCGNDGFMHMTLASLPFGGVGASGMGRYHGKFSFDTFCHHRACLLRSPGMEKLNALRYPPQSPRRLRVLLVAMETRGCSCTLL; from the exons ATGGACCCCTTTGAGGACACGCTGCGGCGACTGCGGGAGACCTTCCACGCGGGGCGCACACGGCCAGCTGAGTTCCGGGCTGCGCAGCTCCGAGGCCTGGGCCGCTTCCTGCAAGAAAACAAGCAGCTTCTGCACGACTCACTGGCCCAGGACCTGCACAAg TCAGCCTTCGAGTCGGAGGTGTCTGAGGTTGCCATCAGCCAGGGCGAGGTCACCCTGGCCCTCAGGAACCTCCGGGCCTGGATGAAGGATGAGCGTGTGCCCAAGAACCTG GCCACGCAGCTGGACTCCGCCTTCATCCGGAAGGAGCCCTTTGGCCTGGTCCTCATCATTGCGCCCTGGAACTATCCCCTGAACCTGACACTGGTGCCCCTCGTGGGTGCCCTCGCTGCAG GGAACTGTGTGGTGCTGAAGCCATCAGAGATTAGCAAGAACGTCGAGAAGGTCCTGGCCGAGGCGCTGCCCCGATATGTGGACCAG AGCTCCCCAAACCTGGGCCGCATCATCAACCAGAAACAGTTCCAGCGGCTGCAGGCGTTGCTGGGCTGCGGCCGTGTGGCCATTGGGGGCCAGAGCGACGAGAGCGATCGCTACATCG CCCCCACGGTGCTGGTGGATGTGCAGGAGACGGAGCCTGTGATGCAGGAGGAGATCTTCGGGCCCATCCTGCCCATCGTGAACGTGCGGAGCGTGGACGAGGCCATCGAGTTCATCAACCGGCGGGAGAAGCCCCTGGCCCTGTACGCCTTCTCCAACAGCAGCCAG GTGGTCAAGCGGGTGCTGACCCAGACCAGCAGCGGGGGCTTCTGTGGGAACGACGGCTTCATGCACATGACCCTGGCCAGCCTGCCTTTTGGAGGAGTGG GTGCCAGTGGGATGGGCCGGTACCACGGCAAGTTCTCCTTTGACACCTTCTGCCACCATCGCGCCTGCCTCCTGCGCAGCCCGGGGATGGAGAAGCTCAATGCCCTCCGCTACCCGCCGCAATCGCCACGCCGCCTGAGGGTGCTGCTGGTGGCCATGGAGACCCGAGGCTGCAGCTGCACACTGCTCTGA
- the ALDH3B1 gene encoding aldehyde dehydrogenase family 3 member B1 isoform X4: MDPFEDTLRRLRETFHAGRTRPAEFRAAQLRGLGRFLQENKQLLHDSLAQDLHKATQLDSAFIRKEPFGLVLIIAPWNYPLNLTLVPLVGALAAGNCVVLKPSEISKNVEKVLAEALPRYVDQSCFAVVLGGPQETGQLLEHRFDYIFFTGSPRVGKIVMTAAAKHLTPVTLELGGKNPCYVDDNCDPQTVANRVAWFRYFNAGQTCVAPDYVLCSPEMQERLLPALQSTITRFYGDDPQSSPNLGRIINQKQFQRLQALLGCGRVAIGGQSDESDRYIAPTVLVDVQETEPVMQEEIFGPILPIVNVRSVDEAIEFINRREKPLALYAFSNSSQVVKRVLTQTSSGGFCGNDGFMHMTLASLPFGGVGASGMGRYHGKFSFDTFCHHRACLLRSPGMEKLNALRYPPQSPRRLRVLLVAMETRGCSCTLL; encoded by the exons ATGGACCCCTTTGAGGACACGCTGCGGCGACTGCGGGAGACCTTCCACGCGGGGCGCACACGGCCAGCTGAGTTCCGGGCTGCGCAGCTCCGAGGCCTGGGCCGCTTCCTGCAAGAAAACAAGCAGCTTCTGCACGACTCACTGGCCCAGGACCTGCACAAg GCCACGCAGCTGGACTCCGCCTTCATCCGGAAGGAGCCCTTTGGCCTGGTCCTCATCATTGCGCCCTGGAACTATCCCCTGAACCTGACACTGGTGCCCCTCGTGGGTGCCCTCGCTGCAG GGAACTGTGTGGTGCTGAAGCCATCAGAGATTAGCAAGAACGTCGAGAAGGTCCTGGCCGAGGCGCTGCCCCGATATGTGGACCAG AGCTGCTTTGCCGTGGTGCTGGGTGGGCCCCAGGAGACGGGGCAGCTGCTGGAACACAGGTTCGACTACATCTTCTTCACAG GGAGCCCTCGTGTGGGCAAGATTGTCATGACCGCTGCTGCCAAGCACCTGACACCTGTCACCCTGGAGCTGGGGGGCAAGAACCCTTGCTACGTGGACGACAACTGCGACCCCCAGACCGTGGCCAACCGCGTGGCCTGGTTCCGCTACTTCAACGCCGGCCAGACCTGTGTGGCCCCCGACTACGTCCTGTGCAGCCCCGAGATGCAGGAGAGGCTGCTGCCCGCCCTGCAGAGCACCATCACCCGTTTCTATGGCGACGACCCCCAGAGCTCCCCAAACCTGGGCCGCATCATCAACCAGAAACAGTTCCAGCGGCTGCAGGCGTTGCTGGGCTGCGGCCGTGTGGCCATTGGGGGCCAGAGCGACGAGAGCGATCGCTACATCG CCCCCACGGTGCTGGTGGATGTGCAGGAGACGGAGCCTGTGATGCAGGAGGAGATCTTCGGGCCCATCCTGCCCATCGTGAACGTGCGGAGCGTGGACGAGGCCATCGAGTTCATCAACCGGCGGGAGAAGCCCCTGGCCCTGTACGCCTTCTCCAACAGCAGCCAG GTGGTCAAGCGGGTGCTGACCCAGACCAGCAGCGGGGGCTTCTGTGGGAACGACGGCTTCATGCACATGACCCTGGCCAGCCTGCCTTTTGGAGGAGTGG GTGCCAGTGGGATGGGCCGGTACCACGGCAAGTTCTCCTTTGACACCTTCTGCCACCATCGCGCCTGCCTCCTGCGCAGCCCGGGGATGGAGAAGCTCAATGCCCTCCGCTACCCGCCGCAATCGCCACGCCGCCTGAGGGTGCTGCTGGTGGCCATGGAGACCCGAGGCTGCAGCTGCACACTGCTCTGA
- the ALDH3B1 gene encoding aldehyde dehydrogenase family 3 member B1 isoform X7 yields MTAAAKHLTPVTLELGGKNPCYVDDNCDPQTVANRVAWFRYFNAGQTCVAPDYVLCSPEMQERLLPALQSTITRFYGDDPQSSPNLGRIINQKQFQRLQALLGCGRVAIGGQSDESDRYIAPTVLVDVQETEPVMQEEIFGPILPIVNVRSVDEAIEFINRREKPLALYAFSNSSQVVKRVLTQTSSGGFCGNDGFMHMTLASLPFGGVGASGMGRYHGKFSFDTFCHHRACLLRSPGMEKLNALRYPPQSPRRLRVLLVAMETRGCSCTLL; encoded by the exons ATGACCGCTGCTGCCAAGCACCTGACACCTGTCACCCTGGAGCTGGGGGGCAAGAACCCTTGCTACGTGGACGACAACTGCGACCCCCAGACCGTGGCCAACCGCGTGGCCTGGTTCCGCTACTTCAACGCCGGCCAGACCTGTGTGGCCCCCGACTACGTCCTGTGCAGCCCCGAGATGCAGGAGAGGCTGCTGCCCGCCCTGCAGAGCACCATCACCCGTTTCTATGGCGACGACCCCCAGAGCTCCCCAAACCTGGGCCGCATCATCAACCAGAAACAGTTCCAGCGGCTGCAGGCGTTGCTGGGCTGCGGCCGTGTGGCCATTGGGGGCCAGAGCGACGAGAGCGATCGCTACATCG CCCCCACGGTGCTGGTGGATGTGCAGGAGACGGAGCCTGTGATGCAGGAGGAGATCTTCGGGCCCATCCTGCCCATCGTGAACGTGCGGAGCGTGGACGAGGCCATCGAGTTCATCAACCGGCGGGAGAAGCCCCTGGCCCTGTACGCCTTCTCCAACAGCAGCCAG GTGGTCAAGCGGGTGCTGACCCAGACCAGCAGCGGGGGCTTCTGTGGGAACGACGGCTTCATGCACATGACCCTGGCCAGCCTGCCTTTTGGAGGAGTGG GTGCCAGTGGGATGGGCCGGTACCACGGCAAGTTCTCCTTTGACACCTTCTGCCACCATCGCGCCTGCCTCCTGCGCAGCCCGGGGATGGAGAAGCTCAATGCCCTCCGCTACCCGCCGCAATCGCCACGCCGCCTGAGGGTGCTGCTGGTGGCCATGGAGACCCGAGGCTGCAGCTGCACACTGCTCTGA
- the ALDH3B1 gene encoding aldehyde dehydrogenase family 3 member B1 isoform X2: protein MNFKMDPFEDTLRRLRETFHAGRTRPAEFRAAQLRGLGRFLQENKQLLHDSLAQDLHKSAFESEVSEVAISQGEVTLALRNLRAWMKDERVPKNLATQLDSAFIRKEPFGLVLIIAPWNYPLNLTLVPLVGALAAGNCVVLKPSEISKNVEKVLAEALPRYVDQSCFAVVLGGPQETGQLLEHRFDYIFFTGSPRVGKIVMTAAAKHLTPVTLELGGKNPCYVDDNCDPQTVANRVAWFRYFNAGQTCVAPDYVLCSPEMQERLLPALQSTITRFYGDDPQSSPNLGRIINQKQFQRLQALLGCGRVAIGGQSDESDRYIAPTVLVDVQETEPVMQEEIFGPILPIVNVRSVDEAIEFINRREKPLALYAFSNSSQVVKRVLTQTSSGGFCGNDGFMHMTLASLPFGGVGASGMGRYHGKFSFDTFCHHRACLLRSPGMEKLNALRYPPQSPRRLRVLLVAMETRGCSCTLL, encoded by the exons ATGAACTTCAA GATGGACCCCTTTGAGGACACGCTGCGGCGACTGCGGGAGACCTTCCACGCGGGGCGCACACGGCCAGCTGAGTTCCGGGCTGCGCAGCTCCGAGGCCTGGGCCGCTTCCTGCAAGAAAACAAGCAGCTTCTGCACGACTCACTGGCCCAGGACCTGCACAAg TCAGCCTTCGAGTCGGAGGTGTCTGAGGTTGCCATCAGCCAGGGCGAGGTCACCCTGGCCCTCAGGAACCTCCGGGCCTGGATGAAGGATGAGCGTGTGCCCAAGAACCTG GCCACGCAGCTGGACTCCGCCTTCATCCGGAAGGAGCCCTTTGGCCTGGTCCTCATCATTGCGCCCTGGAACTATCCCCTGAACCTGACACTGGTGCCCCTCGTGGGTGCCCTCGCTGCAG GGAACTGTGTGGTGCTGAAGCCATCAGAGATTAGCAAGAACGTCGAGAAGGTCCTGGCCGAGGCGCTGCCCCGATATGTGGACCAG AGCTGCTTTGCCGTGGTGCTGGGTGGGCCCCAGGAGACGGGGCAGCTGCTGGAACACAGGTTCGACTACATCTTCTTCACAG GGAGCCCTCGTGTGGGCAAGATTGTCATGACCGCTGCTGCCAAGCACCTGACACCTGTCACCCTGGAGCTGGGGGGCAAGAACCCTTGCTACGTGGACGACAACTGCGACCCCCAGACCGTGGCCAACCGCGTGGCCTGGTTCCGCTACTTCAACGCCGGCCAGACCTGTGTGGCCCCCGACTACGTCCTGTGCAGCCCCGAGATGCAGGAGAGGCTGCTGCCCGCCCTGCAGAGCACCATCACCCGTTTCTATGGCGACGACCCCCAGAGCTCCCCAAACCTGGGCCGCATCATCAACCAGAAACAGTTCCAGCGGCTGCAGGCGTTGCTGGGCTGCGGCCGTGTGGCCATTGGGGGCCAGAGCGACGAGAGCGATCGCTACATCG CCCCCACGGTGCTGGTGGATGTGCAGGAGACGGAGCCTGTGATGCAGGAGGAGATCTTCGGGCCCATCCTGCCCATCGTGAACGTGCGGAGCGTGGACGAGGCCATCGAGTTCATCAACCGGCGGGAGAAGCCCCTGGCCCTGTACGCCTTCTCCAACAGCAGCCAG GTGGTCAAGCGGGTGCTGACCCAGACCAGCAGCGGGGGCTTCTGTGGGAACGACGGCTTCATGCACATGACCCTGGCCAGCCTGCCTTTTGGAGGAGTGG GTGCCAGTGGGATGGGCCGGTACCACGGCAAGTTCTCCTTTGACACCTTCTGCCACCATCGCGCCTGCCTCCTGCGCAGCCCGGGGATGGAGAAGCTCAATGCCCTCCGCTACCCGCCGCAATCGCCACGCCGCCTGAGGGTGCTGCTGGTGGCCATGGAGACCCGAGGCTGCAGCTGCACACTGCTCTGA
- the ALDH3B1 gene encoding aldehyde dehydrogenase family 3 member B1 isoform X1 — protein MLSHVTGSGWGLHPTQRTGALQSLTPNLINHGPPVWAWSRRPHRPPRMDPFEDTLRRLRETFHAGRTRPAEFRAAQLRGLGRFLQENKQLLHDSLAQDLHKSAFESEVSEVAISQGEVTLALRNLRAWMKDERVPKNLATQLDSAFIRKEPFGLVLIIAPWNYPLNLTLVPLVGALAAGNCVVLKPSEISKNVEKVLAEALPRYVDQSCFAVVLGGPQETGQLLEHRFDYIFFTGSPRVGKIVMTAAAKHLTPVTLELGGKNPCYVDDNCDPQTVANRVAWFRYFNAGQTCVAPDYVLCSPEMQERLLPALQSTITRFYGDDPQSSPNLGRIINQKQFQRLQALLGCGRVAIGGQSDESDRYIAPTVLVDVQETEPVMQEEIFGPILPIVNVRSVDEAIEFINRREKPLALYAFSNSSQVVKRVLTQTSSGGFCGNDGFMHMTLASLPFGGVGASGMGRYHGKFSFDTFCHHRACLLRSPGMEKLNALRYPPQSPRRLRVLLVAMETRGCSCTLL, from the exons ATGCTGAGCCATGTGACTGGCAGCGGCTGGGGGCTCCATCCCACACAGAGGACGGGGGCTCTGCAGTCCCTCACCCCCAACCTAATTAATCACGGGCCACCAGTGTGGGCGTGGTCCAGAAGACCTCACCGCCCTCCCAG GATGGACCCCTTTGAGGACACGCTGCGGCGACTGCGGGAGACCTTCCACGCGGGGCGCACACGGCCAGCTGAGTTCCGGGCTGCGCAGCTCCGAGGCCTGGGCCGCTTCCTGCAAGAAAACAAGCAGCTTCTGCACGACTCACTGGCCCAGGACCTGCACAAg TCAGCCTTCGAGTCGGAGGTGTCTGAGGTTGCCATCAGCCAGGGCGAGGTCACCCTGGCCCTCAGGAACCTCCGGGCCTGGATGAAGGATGAGCGTGTGCCCAAGAACCTG GCCACGCAGCTGGACTCCGCCTTCATCCGGAAGGAGCCCTTTGGCCTGGTCCTCATCATTGCGCCCTGGAACTATCCCCTGAACCTGACACTGGTGCCCCTCGTGGGTGCCCTCGCTGCAG GGAACTGTGTGGTGCTGAAGCCATCAGAGATTAGCAAGAACGTCGAGAAGGTCCTGGCCGAGGCGCTGCCCCGATATGTGGACCAG AGCTGCTTTGCCGTGGTGCTGGGTGGGCCCCAGGAGACGGGGCAGCTGCTGGAACACAGGTTCGACTACATCTTCTTCACAG GGAGCCCTCGTGTGGGCAAGATTGTCATGACCGCTGCTGCCAAGCACCTGACACCTGTCACCCTGGAGCTGGGGGGCAAGAACCCTTGCTACGTGGACGACAACTGCGACCCCCAGACCGTGGCCAACCGCGTGGCCTGGTTCCGCTACTTCAACGCCGGCCAGACCTGTGTGGCCCCCGACTACGTCCTGTGCAGCCCCGAGATGCAGGAGAGGCTGCTGCCCGCCCTGCAGAGCACCATCACCCGTTTCTATGGCGACGACCCCCAGAGCTCCCCAAACCTGGGCCGCATCATCAACCAGAAACAGTTCCAGCGGCTGCAGGCGTTGCTGGGCTGCGGCCGTGTGGCCATTGGGGGCCAGAGCGACGAGAGCGATCGCTACATCG CCCCCACGGTGCTGGTGGATGTGCAGGAGACGGAGCCTGTGATGCAGGAGGAGATCTTCGGGCCCATCCTGCCCATCGTGAACGTGCGGAGCGTGGACGAGGCCATCGAGTTCATCAACCGGCGGGAGAAGCCCCTGGCCCTGTACGCCTTCTCCAACAGCAGCCAG GTGGTCAAGCGGGTGCTGACCCAGACCAGCAGCGGGGGCTTCTGTGGGAACGACGGCTTCATGCACATGACCCTGGCCAGCCTGCCTTTTGGAGGAGTGG GTGCCAGTGGGATGGGCCGGTACCACGGCAAGTTCTCCTTTGACACCTTCTGCCACCATCGCGCCTGCCTCCTGCGCAGCCCGGGGATGGAGAAGCTCAATGCCCTCCGCTACCCGCCGCAATCGCCACGCCGCCTGAGGGTGCTGCTGGTGGCCATGGAGACCCGAGGCTGCAGCTGCACACTGCTCTGA
- the ALDH3B1 gene encoding aldehyde dehydrogenase family 3 member B1 isoform X3, with translation MDPFEDTLRRLRETFHAGRTRPAEFRAAQLRGLGRFLQENKQLLHDSLAQDLHKSAFESEVSEVAISQGEVTLALRNLRAWMKDERVPKNLATQLDSAFIRKEPFGLVLIIAPWNYPLNLTLVPLVGALAAGNCVVLKPSEISKNVEKVLAEALPRYVDQSCFAVVLGGPQETGQLLEHRFDYIFFTGSPRVGKIVMTAAAKHLTPVTLELGGKNPCYVDDNCDPQTVANRVAWFRYFNAGQTCVAPDYVLCSPEMQERLLPALQSTITRFYGDDPQSSPNLGRIINQKQFQRLQALLGCGRVAIGGQSDESDRYIAPTVLVDVQETEPVMQEEIFGPILPIVNVRSVDEAIEFINRREKPLALYAFSNSSQVVKRVLTQTSSGGFCGNDGFMHMTLASLPFGGVGASGMGRYHGKFSFDTFCHHRACLLRSPGMEKLNALRYPPQSPRRLRVLLVAMETRGCSCTLL, from the exons ATGGACCCCTTTGAGGACACGCTGCGGCGACTGCGGGAGACCTTCCACGCGGGGCGCACACGGCCAGCTGAGTTCCGGGCTGCGCAGCTCCGAGGCCTGGGCCGCTTCCTGCAAGAAAACAAGCAGCTTCTGCACGACTCACTGGCCCAGGACCTGCACAAg TCAGCCTTCGAGTCGGAGGTGTCTGAGGTTGCCATCAGCCAGGGCGAGGTCACCCTGGCCCTCAGGAACCTCCGGGCCTGGATGAAGGATGAGCGTGTGCCCAAGAACCTG GCCACGCAGCTGGACTCCGCCTTCATCCGGAAGGAGCCCTTTGGCCTGGTCCTCATCATTGCGCCCTGGAACTATCCCCTGAACCTGACACTGGTGCCCCTCGTGGGTGCCCTCGCTGCAG GGAACTGTGTGGTGCTGAAGCCATCAGAGATTAGCAAGAACGTCGAGAAGGTCCTGGCCGAGGCGCTGCCCCGATATGTGGACCAG AGCTGCTTTGCCGTGGTGCTGGGTGGGCCCCAGGAGACGGGGCAGCTGCTGGAACACAGGTTCGACTACATCTTCTTCACAG GGAGCCCTCGTGTGGGCAAGATTGTCATGACCGCTGCTGCCAAGCACCTGACACCTGTCACCCTGGAGCTGGGGGGCAAGAACCCTTGCTACGTGGACGACAACTGCGACCCCCAGACCGTGGCCAACCGCGTGGCCTGGTTCCGCTACTTCAACGCCGGCCAGACCTGTGTGGCCCCCGACTACGTCCTGTGCAGCCCCGAGATGCAGGAGAGGCTGCTGCCCGCCCTGCAGAGCACCATCACCCGTTTCTATGGCGACGACCCCCAGAGCTCCCCAAACCTGGGCCGCATCATCAACCAGAAACAGTTCCAGCGGCTGCAGGCGTTGCTGGGCTGCGGCCGTGTGGCCATTGGGGGCCAGAGCGACGAGAGCGATCGCTACATCG CCCCCACGGTGCTGGTGGATGTGCAGGAGACGGAGCCTGTGATGCAGGAGGAGATCTTCGGGCCCATCCTGCCCATCGTGAACGTGCGGAGCGTGGACGAGGCCATCGAGTTCATCAACCGGCGGGAGAAGCCCCTGGCCCTGTACGCCTTCTCCAACAGCAGCCAG GTGGTCAAGCGGGTGCTGACCCAGACCAGCAGCGGGGGCTTCTGTGGGAACGACGGCTTCATGCACATGACCCTGGCCAGCCTGCCTTTTGGAGGAGTGG GTGCCAGTGGGATGGGCCGGTACCACGGCAAGTTCTCCTTTGACACCTTCTGCCACCATCGCGCCTGCCTCCTGCGCAGCCCGGGGATGGAGAAGCTCAATGCCCTCCGCTACCCGCCGCAATCGCCACGCCGCCTGAGGGTGCTGCTGGTGGCCATGGAGACCCGAGGCTGCAGCTGCACACTGCTCTGA
- the ALDH3B1 gene encoding aldehyde dehydrogenase family 3 member B1 isoform X6: MGRLLGPWMPAQRRGSPRVGKIVMTAAAKHLTPVTLELGGKNPCYVDDNCDPQTVANRVAWFRYFNAGQTCVAPDYVLCSPEMQERLLPALQSTITRFYGDDPQSSPNLGRIINQKQFQRLQALLGCGRVAIGGQSDESDRYIAPTVLVDVQETEPVMQEEIFGPILPIVNVRSVDEAIEFINRREKPLALYAFSNSSQVVKRVLTQTSSGGFCGNDGFMHMTLASLPFGGVGASGMGRYHGKFSFDTFCHHRACLLRSPGMEKLNALRYPPQSPRRLRVLLVAMETRGCSCTLL, encoded by the exons ATGGGGAGACTGCTGGGCCCCTGGATGCCAGCACAGAGGAGAG GGAGCCCTCGTGTGGGCAAGATTGTCATGACCGCTGCTGCCAAGCACCTGACACCTGTCACCCTGGAGCTGGGGGGCAAGAACCCTTGCTACGTGGACGACAACTGCGACCCCCAGACCGTGGCCAACCGCGTGGCCTGGTTCCGCTACTTCAACGCCGGCCAGACCTGTGTGGCCCCCGACTACGTCCTGTGCAGCCCCGAGATGCAGGAGAGGCTGCTGCCCGCCCTGCAGAGCACCATCACCCGTTTCTATGGCGACGACCCCCAGAGCTCCCCAAACCTGGGCCGCATCATCAACCAGAAACAGTTCCAGCGGCTGCAGGCGTTGCTGGGCTGCGGCCGTGTGGCCATTGGGGGCCAGAGCGACGAGAGCGATCGCTACATCG CCCCCACGGTGCTGGTGGATGTGCAGGAGACGGAGCCTGTGATGCAGGAGGAGATCTTCGGGCCCATCCTGCCCATCGTGAACGTGCGGAGCGTGGACGAGGCCATCGAGTTCATCAACCGGCGGGAGAAGCCCCTGGCCCTGTACGCCTTCTCCAACAGCAGCCAG GTGGTCAAGCGGGTGCTGACCCAGACCAGCAGCGGGGGCTTCTGTGGGAACGACGGCTTCATGCACATGACCCTGGCCAGCCTGCCTTTTGGAGGAGTGG GTGCCAGTGGGATGGGCCGGTACCACGGCAAGTTCTCCTTTGACACCTTCTGCCACCATCGCGCCTGCCTCCTGCGCAGCCCGGGGATGGAGAAGCTCAATGCCCTCCGCTACCCGCCGCAATCGCCACGCCGCCTGAGGGTGCTGCTGGTGGCCATGGAGACCCGAGGCTGCAGCTGCACACTGCTCTGA